The DNA sequence CCATGGTAAAGGTTGCTAGCTGCTACCATTGTGCTCGATGTTGGAATGTAGAATCTAGTATGTTGGGCATCTAAATTGTTTAGATTGAGGGAAATGCACTTAACATGTGTAATGCCAAACCCATGCCTCTCCATATGAGATATTGTGCTATTTAAGATGAATATTAAATCCACACATGGagaggaaaatttgaaggtttCACATTGGGGTAGCATTTTGGGTCCATAATATTAGAGCATAGTCCCAAACATGTAAGACGAGTTTGAAGATTGTAAATGTTTGGCGATATTTATTGAATGAAGTAGAAGAAAAGGTGTGATGATAAAAGCATATAAAAGGAAACACTTTGCCAAAATAGTGCTAGTAATAGAAGAAACATTCTAGTTGTTGGAGGTCATTTTATAGGTTTTGATTATTGTTCCAAATAATAGCTACttaagtcattttataatttgattAAACATGAATTCTAGAGGACTTTTATAAGGGAatgttaaagaaactattaaaATTAGAGGTGAATTGGAAGGTTCAAATTTAATCCAATTTAATTTCCTAGCATTTCATGATCCATTCCTCAATCTCAGAGGGTGAAAAAGGAGTGTAGAGGTATTGTTTAAtcatataatttataaatttattctCCAAATTTTTAGAGAAATTATTGGGAGTAAAAATATTGTTATTCATGGAAAAGATGGTTTGTAAGAATTGCTTTTTGTGTTAATTGGGTTTTGAAAGAGTGTAGTATTTCCTTTAATGCTACGTTCAAAGGGGAAGAATTTATAGAGATTTCAATGGAAGGTCATTTGAATTTGATACCTACTCTTTTCTTTTAATTATGAGTACACATATCAAATGTTCTTTGTATTCTTGGAGCCATTTATGTTTTGAAGATTCACATCCTTGTGCTATTGAGGAGCCAAATAAGACATTAAATGAATAGAGTGTAACTAGATATGATTGGAGGTTGGAGAAAATGGAGGCACGTGACTTTTTATAATCCCAAGATAGCTTCTCACTTGGGGGTGATTCATGCACAAGAAACACATTATTTTCTCATTTGTGTCCCTAAACAAAAGAGGGGGCTTGACAATATTTTTGTCCCTTGAAAGAACAAGGTGGTTTAGGCTTTTCTTGTGGGTTCACTTGGtgtattcatgtttggttggtgttTTGTACATCAAAGGAGAGAGTGTTTTGACAACACTAGAGGAGAGATTTGATGCACTCAAAGGAGATGTAGGTTCTTGGAGGAGAGTTGTTATCTCATGTGCAACACTAGAGGAGGCATTAGACAAACTTGGAGAAGATGTGCAATTTCTGGGGAAAGGTGTCTCATTGTGTAAGGAAGTTGGTCACTTAATCCTCTCTCATCTTGTGTAGATGGTTGTAGGTTATACATTCAGGAGATGCACTGATGAGGTCAGTTTGATGTTTCCTAGGTGAATGACGAGGATTGGTGAAGCTGCTTCATCAAAGTCTCTATAAGGGTCGCTATGATCAACCCATGCAATGTCGCATCCTTTATTTGGATTAATATTATAAGTGGGGGAATGTCGGAGAATATTACATTATTCTTGGTTtgattaaaattaatataattggGTTAGTTAGTTTTTTGGAAGTTATTCCCATAGGTAGTTTTCATAGGAAAAAATAAGGCTATAGAAAGCCATGACAATGTAACAAATTATTATCTAAAAACAATTGGTACATTGTTTctatgttttataatttttgtaATAATGGCTTTTATCAAATTTCTCTACCATTTTTAACAATATCTCCTTAATTTATCTTCTCTATATATAATATAGGGTATACATTATTCCATATTAGTATGTTTTAAATATACTAAAGAAATTAAGGCAATCTTAAAAAAagtttgaattattcaattattattAAATCTATGTATTATTTTATAATTGACCCAGTAATTATCTGATTATTATACATTCTATGTATTATTTGATGATTCACTTAGCATCCTTTATTGAGTTCAAGTTATTCTCTACTAAAAGACCTTTATAATAATGTTTAGTGAAATGTTTAATAATAAAATCAATATATTCTAGGTATGTGAGTCAACTAAAGTTGACTAAGATTGAAATTAAAAATgatttgtataaaaattaaaatatataaatacacTTTTAACTTCAATTGATGTGATGCTGTGATAGAATACTCATATCTAAGATCTAAAATTACATTCTAGATTAGAGAGAAGATATAAATTATAGTTAAATTATGTGtttaggatacattgtgtcaacaaTCTTATTAATAGATACAACCATATACATATTTGTTCATGATTTTAATATAAGAATAATAACTATTTTCAAGAACTTACAAATCTTATTTGTATAATGAtatataaagaaagaaaaaaaggcaTGACACTAGGAGCATCATTGGGCTTTCTATATAAGGATTGTTTTTTAAGACTTCCTTCAATAGCAGTTAAGTCTAAGTTAATACTGACAATGAAATTGATGTGATGTGATAATCTATGTTGTTGAGCTAGCTATTGAACTTTATTAAAGCTTGATGCAAATTGATGAGGGATTGTGTTAGATAAGTTATTTAGTGTTATTTTGATGATTAGTGTCAATTGTTGATTGTTGATGGATGATTATTATTGATTGCTAATGTTAATTATAAATCACAATTGATGACTAATTCATGCAAAAAGATGAATGTGTTTTTTGCCCTTTTGATGTTTTGTTATTCCATTATGTGATGATGCACAAGTGTTTTAGGATGACATCTTTatacacatctctctctctctctctgtatatatatatatatatatatatatatatatatatatatatatatatatatatatatatatatcaaaattttgatacccATGTTGATAGATAATAAACATATCTAAAAATAGCTAGccttgattatttgaaatttagaaacataaaagatGTGATTATGTCTACAATCATAAGTTAATAAAAATTAGATTAAgtatattttaaataaaagaaacaaaatattCAATTGAATCTCAAATCAATAAATGTATCAAAATAACtagaataaattaaataactaaagataAAACTATATACATTTATCTGTGATATTATATTAGTATAAAATTCTCAAATCTTTCTGTCTTTTGCATTCAAATATTCCGATTGCCATATCTATAGAAACTTGGAAAACACGTCGAATTTATTGTGCAACATTAAAGATTGGCTAGGCTATGCCCTTTAACAGTACATAGAGGCAAAGTTTAAGAAAACTAATATATAGCTGAACTCGGTGGGGCCGCTGCAGCTGGTTATCACAATGTTCAAACGTTATTGCAGAGAGTGTTTTATGGCGGATGTGATAATGCGTAACGCAATGTTCACTATGTCTTTAAGGAAGAGTCGAAAAACTAGACAGTGCGATCGAACTATACGATATTAACTAAGAGGCAAAAGTTTTCAGGCATGGGTCCTCCTCAAAAATGATGTTTCAtccattatattttttataatgaaGATTTTCTATCATTCACAAAGTTATTTTACTTAACCATTATATTTTGGCTTGTTTGCTGAGAAGAATAATAGATCTGTGTCGCTCTAGAGAGGGCTACAGAGCTAAGCTATGGCTCCCCACGCTCTTCTCATTCCTCTTCCTGCACAGGGTCACGTTAACCCCATGATGCAGCTCGCCTGGAAGCTTGTCTCTCATGGATTCTTCGTCACTTTCCTCAACTCCGACAGCAATCATAACCGCATACTCACAGCCAACACTCCAAATTCCTTCTTTGATAACATCCGAATGATATCCGTTCCCGTTGAAATCCCGCCTATTGATACTCTGAAAGGCATTAATGAAAATGGAATTGAGGCGTTGGCAAAGGACATGGGGCCTTCTGTAATTGATAGAGTCATTAAGGAAATAAACGCCAGGGAAGAAGAAAACAAGGTCACCTGTATAATTGCAGACGTCTGGATGTGCTTTGGCTTGCAACCAGTAGCCACGCTCCATAAACTTCCCCTCGCCGCTTTTCACACTTCTCCTGTTTCACTCTTCGCCATGCGCTACTTAGTGCCCATCTGGTCTCGCTTGGCATCCTTCATTCTAATGGTAACATATAATCATACTCTTCCAATCGATTTTAGTTTTTATTCGATGATGCAAATGACATTTCAAAACATCTTTCATCTTTGTGGGTTTTATGTGAAGGAATTGCAAAGGAAGATTAAAAAATGAAATATCTTCCCTGCATGCCGGCGCTGCATTCTGGAGATCTTCCGTGGTTGTGGGCAGGCGAATACATGTTTCGGAAAGGGATTCGCATGGGAGAAGAAATCAAGGCCATCAAATGGGTCCTCTTCAATTCTTTCTTAGAGATTGAAGCTCCAGTAGTGGAAACGTTGTCGAAAGAAGTGGGCGTTTATCCAATAGGTCCTCTAATTCCTCCTGAGTTTCTCCATAGCAGGACAAGCACGAATGTCCTTCCAAGCTTCTGGAAGAATGACACAGATTGCTTACAGTGGTTAGATAAACAGTGTGCACACTCTGTGATTTACATATCTTTTGGAACTTTGGCAGGTCTGAGCGAAAAGCAATTGGAAGAGCTTGCTCTGGGAGTGGAGGCCACACGGAGACCATTTTTGTGGGTTGTGCGCTCCGATCTAATGAAAGGAAGCAAAGTTATTTTACCTGCTGGTTTCTTGGAGCGCGTGAGAGATAGAGGTTGCTTAGTTTCGTGGGTGCCACAGTTAGAGGTGTTATCTCATCCTTCCATAGCCTGTTTTGTGACTCACTGTGGATGGAACTCTGTACAGGAAAGCATCACCATGGGCGTGCCCATGCTTTGTTGGCCTCATTTTTCAGACCAATTTCTTAACCGCACGTATGTTGTGGACGTGTGGAAATTGGGTCTATCATTCAATGCGAATAGCCAAGGAATTATAGAGCAGGGGGAATTTGTGAAAAGTGTAGAGATTTTGCTGGAATCGGAACAAGGCCTGGAGATCAGAGAGGAAGCGAAAAAATTGAAGATAATTGCTAGGGATGCAGTCAAGGACGGGGGATCCTCATCGAATAACTTTAATCTATTTGTCACTGCCATGAAGCGACAACCGAATGAATGACTTGCTTTGTTTCATTTCTTTCGTTATCCTGCAGAAAGGGATCTGTTTTGTTTCATTGCGTCTTGTGTCCTACTTTCCACATAGGTTATGTCATCCATGCTGTTACAAAATGTTCTTTCTTGTTCAGCAACCTGTTGTAAAATCAAAACAATGTTGTGTTAAACGGTATTTTGCTAAAAATAGACCTTGACCATGGTTTCATTTTGCTGAACTCTTCATGTAGATAGTGAAGGGTGTATTAATTACTAATATAAAtgtgttttttaaaaattttttggtGGATTGAGTTTTGTATAGGTccattaatatataaaataaaattataattcaataaaattataATTCAATGATAAGATAtggagaaattttaattttttgttttatttggtaattagatttttttatttttataattaaaactaataaattaaatagatTTTAATGTTGAAAGCATCATCCTACAAGATGTAGTAATATTAGGTTCATAAAATTAAAATGTAATAAATCAttcatatattataaaataaaaaatatagtaatTATGAAcacacatatatcaaatgttgtttGTATTCTTGGAGTCATTTATGTTTTTGAAGATTCACATGTTTGTTTTATTTTAGAGTCAAATAAGATATCAAATGAATAAAGAATAACAAGATATCATTGGAGGATGGCGAAAATAAAGGAAGGAGATTTGTTATCATGTCGAGCTTACTTCTCACTTAGTGGTGATCCATGCATGAGAAGCACATCCTTTTCTCATTTGTGTCCCTAAAGAAAAGTGGGGATTGCATTATTTTTATCCTTTCAAGGACCAAGGGGGTTAGATTTTCTTGTGGGTTCACTTGGCATATTCACATTTGGTTGGTGTTTTGTACATTGGAGAAGGTATTGTTTCCACAACATTAGAGGAGGGATTCGACATAATTGAAGGAGATGTAGACTCTTAAAGGAGAGTTGTTTTATCATTGGTAGCACTAGAGGAGACATTAGACACACTTGGAAGAGATGTGAACTTTTGGAGGAAAGGTGACTCATTGTGCAAGAAGGTTGGAAACACTTAATATTCTCTCATGTTGTGCAAATGGTTGCAAGTTCTACAATAAAAAAGATTTCAATCAATGAGATTAGTTTGGTATTTTTTGGGTGAGCAAGGAGGATAGGTTAAGGTGCTTGGTCAAAGTCTCCAGAAGGGTTGTTGTGATCAACCCATAGAATGTTTTATCCTTTGTTGAGATTAATGTGAgggggagggggggaggggggagatGCAGGAGAATATTACGTATTCTTGGTTggcttaaataattaataaaattaggtTGGTTAGTTTTTGAGAATTTATTCCTATAGGTAGTTTTTATAGGAAAAACCAAGGCTTTAAAAAGCCGTTACAATGTAACAAATTATTATCTAAAAAAAATTGATGCATTATTTCTATCTTTTACAATTTTGTTAATAATTTCTCGATTTGATTATCAAGTTGTGCTCTACCATCTTTTAAAAATATCTCTTCAATTTATCTATGGTTCTAAATTATACTCAATTTATCTTCTCTAGACTATTATACAATTTATGTATCACTATCATTTTATGATTGATACAATATATTTAATTGAATTCAAGTTATTCTCTACCAAAAGATCTACATAATAAATTTTAGTTAGTGTTTAgtgaaatgtttttaaaaaaagtcAATATATTCAAGGTATATAAGTCAACTAAAGTGGACTAAGATTGAAATTAAAAAagatttgaaattgaattgaaatatatcaatataatttaaaatttaattgatGTAATGCTATGATAGAATGCTCATATTTAAGATCTAAAATTAGATTCTAGATTAGAGAGAAGAAATAAATTAAATCATAGCTAAATTATGTGTTTGGGATACATTGTGTAACAATTCTTATTTATAGGTACAACCTatccatttttaattttatttatttttaacaccATAATCATTATTTTCAAACATTCACAGCTTCTATTTATGCAACAAtatataaagaaagaaagaaaaaagtggCAATAAGGAACAACATTGGGATTTCTATATAAGGTTTGTTTAAGACTTACTTGCACGTTGGTTGAGTCTTGAAACTAAGTTAACAATGATAAAAAGTTATAGAGTGGCAGTGAAATTGATGTGAAattgatatgatgtgataatgtatgttgttgaGCTAGCCATTGAATCTATATTAATGCTTGATGCAAATTGATGAAAAGTTGTGTTAGAAAAATTATTTAGTTTTATCTTTGATGATTGTTGATGGATGATTATTATTGATCACTAATGTTAATTATAAATCAAAAGTGATGGCTAATCCATGCAAAAAAGAGAAGTGTTCTTTGTCCTTTTGATGTTTTGTTATTCTcttatgtgatgatgcacaagTGTCTTAGGATGACATCTTTACTTACACAACTCtatatatataaattcaaaatTTCGATACCTATATTGATAAATAATGATCATATCTAAAAATTGTTAAccttgattatttaaaatttagaaacttaaaagaTGTGATTATGCCTACAATCCTACAAAAAAATAATCACAATTTATTAAAAATTAgactaaatatattttaaataaaaaatgacaaaatattaaaataaatctcgaatcaatagatatatcaaaataactaaaataaattaaataaacataaaaCTATATATATCCACTTTTCTACTCTGATATTTTATCACAACTATCATTCTACGGTGAACCATAAAATTATTTCTTATTTATCTGTCCTTTTTCATTAAAATATTCCGATTGCCATATCTATACATAGCAAAGGATATAGTAACTTGGAAAGCACCTCGAATTTATTCTATTGCAACATCAAATAGTGGGTTTGGCTATTCCCTTTAACAATACCAAGAGGCAAAGTTTTAAAAAACAAGTTTTCAGGCACATGGGTCCCTTCTCAAAATGATGTTTAAtccattatattttttataatgaaGATTTTCTGTCATCCACAAAAAAAACTTTTAAGTTATCCATTCTGTTTTGGCTTCTTTGCTGAGAAGAATAATAGATTTGTGTCGGTCTGGAGAGGGATACAGAACTAAGCTATGGCTCCCCACGCTCTTCTCATTCCTCTTCCTGCACAGGGTCACGTTAATCCCATGATGCAGCTCGCCTGGAAGCTCGTCTCCCATGGATTCCTCCTCACTTTCCTCAACTCCGACACCAATCATAACCGCATACTCACAGCCAACACTCCAAATTCCTTCATTCATGATAACATCCGAATGATATCCGTTCCCGTTGAAATCCCCCTAATGGATACTCCGGAAGGAattgaaaatggaattgagttgttggCAAAGGACATGGGGCCTTCTGTAATTGATAGAGTCATTCAGGAAATAAACGCCAGGGAAGAAGAAAACAAGGTCACCTGTATAATTGCAGACGTCTGGATGTGCTTTGGCTTACAGGCGGTAGCCACGCTCCATGAACTTCCCCTCGCCGCTTTTCACACAGCTCTTGTTTCACTCTTCGCCATTCGCTACTTTAGTGCCCATCTGCTCTAGCTTGGCATCCTTCATTCTGATGGTAACATAAAATCATACTCTTTCAATCGATTTTAGCATTTATTTTTATGATGGAAACGACATTTAAAAACCTCTTTCATCTTTGTGGGTTTTATGTGAAGGaattccaaaggaaaataaaaaaacaaaatatcTCCCCTCCATGCCGGCGCTGCATTCTGGAGATCTTCCGTGGTTGTGGGCAGGCGAATACATGTTCCGGAAAGGGATTCGCATGGGAGAAGAAATCAAGCCCATCAAATGGGTCCTCTTCAATTCTTTCTTAGAGATTGAAGCTCCAGTTGTCGAAACGTTGTCTAAAGAAGTGGGCGTTTATCCAATAGGTCCTCTAATTCCTCCCGAGTTTCTCCATAGCAGGACGACCACGAAGGTTCTTCCAAGCTTCTGGAAAAATGATACAGGATGCTTACAGTGGCTACATAAACAGTGTGCAGACTCTGTGATCTACATATCTTTTGGAAGTTTGGCAGTTCTGAGTGAAAAACAATTGGAAGAGCTCGCTCTGGGAGTAGAGGCCACACGGAGACCATTTCTGTGGGTTGTGCGCTCCGATCTAATGAAAGGAAGCCAAGCTGTTTTACCTGCTGGTTTC is a window from the Cryptomeria japonica unplaced genomic scaffold, Sugi_1.0 HiC_scaffold_201, whole genome shotgun sequence genome containing:
- the LOC131868278 gene encoding UDP-glycosyltransferase 74E1-like yields the protein MPALHSGDLPWLWAGEYMFRKGIRMGEEIKPIKWVLFNSFLEIEAPVVETLSKEVGVYPIGPLIPPEFLHSRTTTKVLPSFWKNDTGCLQWLHKQCADSVIYISFGSLAVLSEKQLEELALGVEATRRPFLWVVRSDLMKGSQAVLPAGFLDRVRDRGCIVSWAPQLEVLSHPSIACFVTHCGWNSVQESITMGVPMLCWPYFADQFLNRTYVVDVWKLGLPLNANSQGMIEQEEFVKGVEILLESEQGLEIREGARKLKIIARDAVKDGGSSSNNFNLFVTAMKRQLNE
- the LOC131868269 gene encoding UDP-glycosyltransferase 85A2-like, whose protein sequence is MAPHALLIPLPAQGHVNPMMQLAWKLVSHGFFVTFLNSDSNHNRILTANTPNSFFDNIRMISVPVEIPPIDTLKGINENGIEALAKDMGPSVIDRVIKEINAREEENKVTCIIADVWMCFGLQPVATLHKLPLAAFHTSPVSLFAMRYLVPIWSRLASFILMVTYNHTLPIDFSFYSMMQMTFQNIFHLCGFYVKELQRKIKK
- the LOC131868270 gene encoding UDP-glycosyltransferase 74E1-like; this translates as MKYLPCMPALHSGDLPWLWAGEYMFRKGIRMGEEIKAIKWVLFNSFLEIEAPVVETLSKEVGVYPIGPLIPPEFLHSRTSTNVLPSFWKNDTDCLQWLDKQCAHSVIYISFGTLAGLSEKQLEELALGVEATRRPFLWVVRSDLMKGSKVILPAGFLERVRDRGCLVSWVPQLEVLSHPSIACFVTHCGWNSVQESITMGVPMLCWPHFSDQFLNRTYVVDVWKLGLSFNANSQGIIEQGEFVKSVEILLESEQGLEIREEAKKLKIIARDAVKDGGSSSNNFNLFVTAMKRQPNE